One part of the Stegostoma tigrinum isolate sSteTig4 chromosome 14, sSteTig4.hap1, whole genome shotgun sequence genome encodes these proteins:
- the scg2a gene encoding secretogranin-2a gives MAMVKTSPSGMILTLSILLYSDILRAASLVPNIYDLNTLKERMSYYPNPDMIKALEFIENLRQNSEDTAFPDYDERGILRPIQEALLRKVEEDREENEQSDTKRESLDDGRADWAKLSLKTLMQADSNAEANANAYRQQMIDGNQQDYDGPLFERGGRQDLTRKYHLAFPGDSYRINPYKRTNEIIEEEYTPQSLATLESAFRELGKHAEPYRQQERLQEEHFHKDEEDDISRDSEFAYEDAAEGEDSVEVKNRHQHKVVQFDGEETELDGDSERTGTNGKNSLANFDELDLAQPNSLEQGKMKNDNAAADLMLQYYKRLQDRMDEDQAKREVGTAAGDRNGEKETAQNRQVRGSQGDIEPRLMNQLVGLQIYPDDIVQMLQEAERRKDAGAESSQVQADREQLGLRESYPREQSAADSSLEDLTPEDVLNILGLDDGRLRKDPSRNRLFGPDVPVESFPGIGNQQAVGSSEGTAREQPGAGEELTGYLQRLLAADIGLANSAEPPRVSPVGGRHPEAAGSREPLRELLHGMNSRKAAEILSLINHLSGFAGNDYRAPRRQQNGEESLLMIHKLVELLNQQNENQDRSVNELNRGMVDLHD, from the coding sequence ATGGCGATGGTAAAAACCTCTCCAAGCGGTATGATATTAACCCTCAGCATCCTACTTTATTCAGACATCCTTAGGGCTGCTTCGCTGGTGCCAAACATATATGATCTAAACACTTTGAAAGAAAGAATGTCTTACTATCCTAACCCGGATATGATTAAAGCCCTAGAATTTATTGAGAATTTAAGACAAAACAGTGAAGACACAGCTTTCCCAGACTATGATGAAAGAGGTATCTTGCGTCCAATTCAAGAAGCCCTCTTGAGAAAGGTCGAGGAAGATCGTGAAGAGAACGAGCAGTCAGACACCAAAAGGGAATCTCTGGACGACGGCAGGGCTGATTGGGCTAAGCTTTCACTAAAGACACTGATGCAAGCAGACAGCAATGCCGAGGCCAATGCCAACGCCTATAGACAGCAGATGATTGATGGTAACCAACAAGACTATGACGGACCCCTGTTTGAAAGAGGCGGGAGACAGGACTTGACAAGGAAGTACCACCTTGCATTTCCCGGGGACAGCTACAGAATCAATCCCTACAAACGCACCAACGAAATTATAGAGGAAGAGTACACTCCCCAAAGCCTTGCCACACTGGAGTCTGCTTTCCGTGAGCTAGGGAAACACGCAGAGCCATACAGGCAACAAGAGAGGCTGCAGGAAGAGCATTTTCATAAAGACGAGGAGGACGACATCTCCCGGGACAGTGAGTTTGCTTATGAGGACGCGGCAGAGGGAGAAGACTCGGTTGAAGTGAAGAACCGGCATCAACATAAAGTAGTGCAATTTGACGGTGAGGAAACTGAGCTGGACGGAGACTCGGAGCGAACAGGAACCAATGGGAAGAATTCTTTAGCGAATTTCGATGAGCTGGATCTGGCTCAGCCGAATTCCCTTGAACAGGGGAAGATGAAGAATGACAACGCGGCGGCGGACCTGATGCTGCAGTATTACAAGCGGCTGCAAGACAGAATGGACGAGGACCAAGCGAAAAGGGAGGTTGGGACAGCAGCTGgagacagaaatggggagaaggaGACAGCGCAAAAcaggcaggtcagaggctcgcaAGGAGACATTGAGCCACGGCTCATGAACCAGTTGGTGGGGCTCCAAATATACCCGGATGATATCGTCCAAATGCTGCAAGAAGCGGAGAGGAGGAAAGATGCAGGGGCAGAGAGTTCGCAAGTGCAGGCGGACCGGGAACAGCTGGGGCTCCGAGAGAGTTATCCCAGAGAACAGAGCGCCGCAGACAGCAGCCTGGAAGATCTCACTCCTGAAGACGTCCTGAACATCCTGGGGCTGGATGATGGACGCTTGCGCAAAGATCCGTCAAGAAACCGCCTGTTCGGACCCGATGTCCCCGTTGAAAGCTTTCCAGGGATTGGCAACCAGCAGGCGGTGGGCTCCAGTGAGGGCACGGCCCGTGAGCAGCCAGGCGCCGGGGAGGAACTGACCGGGTACCTTCAGAGGCTGCTGGCGGCGGACATCGGCTTGGCCAACTCAGCCGAGCCGCCACGTGTTTCCCCTGTGGGCGGGCGGCACCCCGAGGCAGCCGGCTCCAGGGAACCCCTCCGCGAACTGCTGCATGGCATGAACTCCAGGAAAGCTGCGGAAATTCTGTCGCTTATCAATCATCTTTCCGGCTTTGCCGGAAACGATTACCGCGCACCTCGAAGACAGCAAAACGGGGAAGAGTCCTTGCTGATGATCCACAAACTGGTGGAATTATTAAACCAACAGAATGAGAACCAGGATCGCTCTGTGAACGAATTAAACAGAGGAATGGTCGACCTTCATGATTAA